From Phaenicophaeus curvirostris isolate KB17595 chromosome 2, BPBGC_Pcur_1.0, whole genome shotgun sequence:
TTTGTACTTTATAGATGTGTACGTGTACACAGGGCACAGTTCATCCATGTGTTATCTCAACTGCAGAGTCCCCTCCTAGCCAAGCActggaaggaggggaggaaaggaatTTGCAGGGGAACTCTGTCCTTCAAAAGATTCTATCCTACCTCTTCTAGTGATAACTTGTGTGCATATTAGCACTGTAGCAAGTTCCGAGCGAGTAACTCTAAAATGTTCCGATTAACTTGGAGGCGAGTCTTGACATCTTTTATGCAGGGACTGCTGGTTGAGTAAACTCCACTTCGCTCCAGCTGCCTTCAGCGTGGTAAAATAGTCGATGACGGTAGGAATAACTGTGAGTGGCTGCCGAGTGAAGgtcagggatggagatgcttTTCAGCAACAGGTTTCATAGCAGGCATCAAGCTCACTGTCCATTTTTACAGCTTCTGTATCAAAAGGGACGTTTCTTTAGACCTTTCAGCCACTCACAGCGACAAGGTGTTTGATGCCATAAACATGGAAAAAGGGCTGTGTTCAATTCATGGGAGGTGATATAACTGGAATCAACCAGATGAGTATTACCAGTTGGGTAGGTTGGCTTGAGAAATAAGGCTTCATGTAGGGTGGGTCTGCAAAGACCTTGTACTGGATGACATTTCCTTTTCGGAATGGCCTAGAGCAGAACTGTTGGCGCTATGGTGAAATCCTGCAGCTGGGGTGGACAGTAGAAGTCTCTCAGACAAGATCTCTGCAAGAATCAGGGCTCACGCTGTGTCTCAGACCGCAAGTGGCCTGCCTGTATCCACATGGGTGACTGCCCTGCCACCTCTACCCCAAAGCAACTAACCGTACCCTCTCCTGGGAACAGTTTCTTGTATGTACAGAGATGGGATTATCAGGAAGAACACTGGAAAAGTGCAAGCTGGTTTCTGTTAGCTCTGTGCCAGAGGGAGATACAGAGCACTCCACCTTTCCTACTCGCAGCCTGTGCATGAGGTTAGGTGGAACTTGAACGTGTGATTTCACAGCAGAGCCAGGAATGCAGGCCACGTATAAATGCAATTCTAAAACAGAAGCATAAATTAGAGCTAAAGTTGTCTTAAACCATGgcttagttttaaaatatcGATTAAATtctcaattaaaagaaaatttaccaAGGGATACTTTTCTCCTGTAAATAACCCCACAGGATTCCGTTGTAAAAGATAATCGAAACAGGTGGAAAACTGAAATAGCTGTTGCAGTGTTCCAGTGTAACTTTTATTTGCCACGTGGTTTCAGGATGTGTTGCATAGGCATGCTCTCTATTTAATTGTACGGATGGTCTGCTATGACGATGGTCTGGGAGCAGGAAAAAGTTTACTGGCTTTGAAGACAACAGATGCAGCCTCTGAAGAATGCAGCCTCTGGGTATATCAGTGCAATAGTTTGGTAAGAGTTTACGTTTACAGTATTTCATTTAGGTTTCGGTATTTTGGTTGTAAAGAGAGATTCCAAAACCCTTATGAGGGCTTTTTGGCAAAAGGGGGATGGGTCGCTTACAAAGAGTATAAATGTACCCTGgctgaggaggggagaaaagcCCTGCTGACTGCATTTCAtcagttttgaggaaaaataccTACACTCCCTAAAACTGCCAATGAAAATTGGCCTGAGAAAGCTTTTTGCAGTCTAAAGTGTGTCTGTGTAGCTGCTAGGGACAATCCTCCATTTGTGTTTTCAAAGACAACAAGCGCTTAAGATCAgacagggcagagaggggattGGGTAATGGTTCTGGTAATAGAGGATGTATTCATGTTAATAAGCAAGGGAAGTGATCTCCTCTTAGAAGCAGGAGAACACATTGTCAGGATACAGTGATAGAACACAGACCCTCAGCAGCACTGAACTGACGCTGAATGGTCGTGTCATGCTGTGATGAAAGCTAACAACTACTTGTTTCAAAAGAGCTCGTTTAAAACAGCTTCCTACGTCATTGCAGGCCCCGGAAATCAAATTAAATCTCACTTGTGCTCCTCCGTTTTGCATGTCTCTGCCAAAGGAATGATAAAGGCCACATTCTGCTGTAAATGAATTTTGAGGCATTTAGAAGTTCTTCAGAGAGCATTAATGTGCATatgtgggttggtttttttttaggaacAAGCACAAGCTATTTGCAAAGTGTTATCTACGGCCTTTGATTCAGTTCTAATGTCAGAGAAGTCCTGACTTTCGGAAGCAGCACGTAGAGGCCTAAGCAATGAGGAAACGGGCTCCGTTGGGACACCAGAGACCGGCTGTAGCTACACACAAACCTAAAAGGGACCTGCTGTGCAAAGAAGCGCCAAGCAACCTTGCACGTGGTACTTTGTAGAAACTACTCCCATCTTCAGTTTCAAGGACTATACAGACTTTTATATTtaacgtgatttttttttttgcctaaatTGCCTTTTGTACATTAATGTCAATATtgtagaaatgtaaaataaaactgacaCTTGCTTCTATCTCTCTGTCCAAAAAATAAATTGGTCATTATGGACTTCAGTTCTGCCGAACTTCAATATCAGAATAAAATTAACAAGAGCAAAGTGATGATAGGCAGCTATGCTGTGCGTTGCACCTCTAATTTAACCTCAGGTTAAACTGAGCTCAGTCTGCTCAATTCCTGTGTTCACCCAGAAATCCACAGGATCTACATACTTTGTATCAAGTGCTACTTGTTTGTATTTCCCATTTTATTCATTGAAAACATTATTGCCCAAGCAATGCAGAATAACAGAAGAGATGTAGccaaagtgattttaaaagtagctttatttttccagacaTTTGACTGGTTGACAAGAGTAAAATTTATTAATCATGCTCTAATTATAAATCACTGCATCCAGGACGTTGAAAATAAGAGTTGATTTTAGGTTATACAATATATACAGTTGCTCTGcaactaaacaaaataaaaacaactgaaTTGAATATTATACATCTCATAGCATTCTAAGCTGCATTTTAAGTGTCACTTGCTCCTTTTTAAACAGTTAACACAGCAACCTAATAGTCTGTCTATTAACAGGTTTCTGAATCATTATTTTAATCAGATTTGAAAGGTTGTATGAAATATGCCAAAATTTTGGACttaaaattcttaattttatattataaatagATATCTACAGGCTCTAGAATTTCTTTATCCTCTGCCAGAGGAGCAAACTTtgagaaacatggaaaaaaaaaatctagggaTAAATTTTGCTCAACTGCTCCCTATTGGTCCTCAAGATTTTATCCGTCTGCAGTGTCAGTGCTATTCAGTTGTATCCTACAAGTTTCCTAGTTTCTAAGTGACCAGGGAACAAGGTTGTGACATTTTAAAGTATATTCCTCTTCTAGCAGGACTCGAGGAAAATTTGCATCATGGTTTAACTTTACGAGTTGTTACATACACTATAAGATTCTGTGTTAAAAATACTGTACATTAGGAGATCTGTGCAAAATAATATGCCCATTTAATCTCTAGACTCTATCAGGGATAGAAACATACAAAATAGTGTTGCAAACTGAACATATCAGTGAATAAAACTAGTGCTAAACTATTACTCTATCCTTTTACTGGGAACTTTGAAAATACGGACTAATTTGCTTCAACTTGCaacaaaaatatcttgaaaCGTTCCAGTTTGTTCCCATTTTCACTGCAGCAACAGCATCTAGGAAATGAGTTACGCGTCTGCTTGGCTGTACCCGCACGCCGGAGAGGCGATCAACCAACTGTACCATTTCGGAAAAGAGATCCAAGGCAAGGTCAGTGTTGCTCTTCCAGCACAAACGCAACGTGATTTTTCTCCAAATAAGCATCTAGGGTGGTGGCCTGTTTCCCATTCCGTTCAATAGGAAGTGGTGAATTTAGAACACCGTTTTGTCAGAAATTCTAAAGTTCTCTCGATAAATCTACAGATAACAATATTCACAAGATGTGATCAAAGCCAATGTGACCGAGACGTTGAATTTTCTTACCCTATGCCATCAATTGTCGTCTGTAGCATAAGCAAAAACTGGTACTACGATTTCACGATACACAAAcatcaaaatgatgtcagatTTGGGTTGGTGTCTCGTATTCCATCAACCAACTGGGAACCATCCACGGCCTCGCCTTTGCTCACAAATTCGTAAAACAAATTTAACGACAGTGTAGCTACCATATAGGTGGGTATATACAGAGTGAGTGTGCAAACTATCAGTGTTTGCAAGGTAGTGGCACgcgatttaaaagacagaacaTAACGTAGTGTGTACTCGTGAGGTGTCACATACCTTATTGACCAAGAATAATCATCTAAGTGATTCACCGAATACGTCCGCTCTGTGAACACATTGCTGGATGATTTAAGAAAATTCAAGAATCTGAAACCAAAATCTAAACACTCTAATGAGACAAGTTTGAGAAATGCTCTGCAATCCATCATCCTAGCTAAGTACATTTCAGGAAGTGCAGTTTTCATAGCCTTGAGTTAATGTAGTAACTCATTAATATTGCCATAGTTTAGTTAACCAGCAGTAGTCACATTAAATGACCAAAATGGATGTAACATACATAAAGAACACTCAAAAAACAAGTTCTACACACATGCAgcataataaaatgaaacagtcTCAAGCTCACAAAATTAGAACTAGAAAGTTCAACGACTAACACAGATTTTTCGGATAACTTTAAGCAAATATCTACATCCATTCTGAAAGCAAGAAGTTTCTCCTGTGGTAAACTGAAATACTTTTACCTGGCCAAAGACACCCAACTGAAACCATTTCTTCTGTAATAATTGGCATCCTGGATGACAGCCAGTGTGGCAAGATGCTGAACGAGTCCTGTTTAGAACTACGCGGTAGCTTGCGTGTTTTGGTTCCAACACTTCAAAGGGTATTGAGAAGTGGGTAAATTCACTGCCCTGTTACAGATGCACACGACTTCTCTGACTGGGGAAGCAACACTGAACCATGGTATTGTCATGTTACAAAAGGGAGAATAAAATTACAGTGAATTGATTGAAAAAGAACATTCATAACGCAGTGATGTTCACACACCAATGGATTTTGATTGTTAAAGCTTTTCAGTTCACCTTGAAAAATACAGGAAGAGTTGTTGGTTTTTAAGGTGTAAACTGCTCATGAGACGTTTTCACatagaaaaaagttttaaaagtcCCAAAATCAGAACGATGGCAATAAAAAAGTTAAGCTACAGTACCTAGGACTTGGGCAGTGCTCTGGCAAGGTGTCTGCAGATAGGCAGATGAAATGAAATCGAGCAGAACTTATTTCTGTGACTGCTGGAAATGAGAAATGTTTCCACTTATCAGTAGCAATTTAGTCAACAATAAAGTGCACAAATGATACAGGGAAAGCTCCTTTCCGACTGGGATCTCCATCAATATGACCAATCTGAAAGAGACCAGATATTTTCCAAGTTAATCTCAAAAAATCATTTCAGCATCACCCAAATGAATATCCGCAACCTTCCCGGCTGCAGTTGCCTCTCTCTACATCTCTTCTGCAGTGGTGTTCCTTTTCTATTGCAAATGGGAAACACTATCAGAAAATTCATTCTGAGAAGTCGTTACTCAGTTATAGACTTCTTTTTCAAAGCTATTTTATCTACTTCTTTGAAAGTAACACCACTTAATGCAGCACCCCCGCAACAGCACTTAAGCACTTTCTGCAATGACTTATTCTCTGCCTCTATTAAGttgcttctccttccccctcttAACAATCACTGAAATTTAAAAGGATGGATCAGCCTTCTGTGTTTTACTCAAATCTATTTGTGTTTTTACACCAATGCTGTCAATCTATATGCAATCTGAAGTTCTAGTCTTCGCTAGCTAACAATTGGAGTAAGGCAAGTGTTTTCACACGTAACTACTTTCCAAGACTTTGCTTTAGCTGATGAGACTCTGGTAACGTAAATAGTTGAGATGGTTTCCCAGCTCAAATACATCATTTATCAATCTCAATCAGCTGAAGAAACAGGACAATACAAAGCCGGTTTCTGAGGCCGACTACACAGCATCTTCAAGGAAGATGAAATAGTACAGATTCTTAAACTGCTGACATCCCCCAAGAACTTCTCGAATCAAACAGACCATACCCCCTGTATGCTGTGAACCCTGCTAATgagactttgttttctttctaaaaaaagagaagccaaAAACTTCTCTGAAGTTTGGGTTTTGAACAAAAGAAATTTCTGGCATAAGGTTTTCACAAGATGAAACTTTTCTGGTTATTTGGACACCCAACAGGGGATCTTCGGAAGTCAGCATTAACCtctccatttcatttctttcaaagtACGTTcatggaaaatgcaaaatactcaCCCACCACTCCTGATCTTCTTCACCATCCACTACAATAATGTCTCCCTCCGAAAATGTGAGCTCATCAGGGTTATCTGCTACACAGTTGTAAATTGCTTTTACTCTTTTGGGTTTAGTTTTTgactgaaatacaaaaataagtaaatgtAAATAATACAGCAAGGGAGAGAACAGAACAGAGTTGGAGCTGATCTAAAGAAAGCTTCAGAACTGCTTCCAACTGTGGATTTTCATACATTAGAGTTCAGCTACATCTTTTGTCTTGGGTGCTCAAGCTCCAGGCTGAATGTGGCAGCACCCAAAGCTTTTCAGAACCGCTGCGCCACCAACGTGGGCCAGGTTTCCTCAAGCAATCTTCCATATTGGCTCATCCAAACCTGTCGCCTGTCTTCAGAGCTCTACATCACTGCAGCAAGTGTGATTTTATTCAGAAGATGGGGTGATCAAGTGCTATGCAGCAAGCATAACAGCAGCAGCGTTATCAGAAGGAGGTCTGACCCACCTGCCAATACACCCCTGCTTAGCGCTAAGCCCACTTCAGCGGCGTACAAACCCTCCAAAACattctctgcttctctgaagGGCTTTGAAGACTGCAAGCCACAGGAGTGGTTTCCCAAACTATCCGATAGGGAAGTCTAATATTACAGCAGGACTCCACAGGATgatagaatgggttggaagggaccttaaagatcatccagctccaacccccctgccacgggcagggacacattccagtagatcaggctgcctgaggccccatccaacctggccttgaacaccaccagggatggggcagccacaactttcctgggaaacctgggccagtgcctcaccactctcatcgtgaagaaattcctccttatgtctagtctaaatctgcccctctccagtttatacccattgccccatgtcctatcactacaagcctttgtaaacagtccctccccagccttctcataagcccctttcaggtactggaaggttgtgTGCTATTTGAAGTGATgccaaaattttttttcctcttgtatcACAGTATCCACCACCTTAATCTCACATCTCTCCCAGAGCAACTCCACCTGctgctgcatttgttttcaGCTTCCTCATTCTCTGTTGCAGACCAACAATAATGCTACCTACATAATGTTTCTATGCCAGGAGTGGAGAGGCACAGGAGTGGAAGCAGAGCATAAGCGTTCTCCCTTTTTCCTGAGTTTGACCAGCCATAGCCACACCAAGTGTCTCTCCTTTCTAGCCTAAGATGCCAAAGCAGAGTTCTAAGTGCCATTTAGGTCAAGAGACAATGCAGTGGGTGTTTGGGAGAGAGGCTCCAGCtgagacaaggaaaagaaagcctCATCAGCATCTTGGAGTCCCTCCGGGACTGGTCCCAGTCTCTAGTTCAGTCAGCGATGGAGCAGGAAGCTGGCGAAAGGAGAAGAAACTCCATCCACAAGTCTGCTTCTCTCCACCAGCAACATGCTCTGCCACAAACACAACTGCCCAGCAGCCTCTTAACATGCCTTTTTGTTAGAACTGAGTGCTGTGCAGAAAAAGGGGCATGCGGACAGGAAGGAGGGTGGTAGCACCATTTTTTGATCCCCTTCCAGCAGCCATTTAGTACAAAAAACCTGACCTGCCCAGACCAGGACTAGCCTTAGGCTCAACCTGTGGGGCACGACAGCCCCGTGAGCTGACAGCCTTGCACTGCATCGCAGCTATTGTGCCAGATGCTCCATCACAGTCAAGCTACAGTTTGAACCACAACTGCTTTAAAAGGTCAGGAGGGAAAAGCTTCACATCAGTACAACAGTGACATAATTACTAACTTCAAAGTGCAGTAATTACAGGTATTTCTCGTTCTTCAGAAGGCAAAGAACTTGGAAGAGATCCCATTCCCAGACTAAAGTACTCCAGAGAAGTTTCCCATACATCTACAACATAGTTTCAAAGATCTAAAACATACATTGAGAAAGAGATGCATCAGGAATTTCCACCTGAAAAGAAGGCTACTTGGCAAATGCACTGGAGAGAAGATAAGCCACTGGCTACGTGTACAACtagatctttttttctctttattcaaGGAACACCTCTACAGTCATTTTCCAAACCTGGGCTGGCCTCTGAATTCTCTGGCAAAGGTGAAGATGTAGCAAAAAAACCTGGAGTACCAGGCTAAACAGAGTGATTTAGCCGAAGTACTTTAGCTAGACTAATCTAGCTAAAGCTCTTTAGCTGAGGGGCCCTTGACTAAATCTCAGCTAAGATGCTTTAACTAGATTGATTTAGCTAAAGCACCTTAGCTAGCACACACTCCCTGAGCCAGGTTTCCCTTACTTCTCTGCCCTGTGACAAGAAGAAAATCATCCAGCTGACTTTCTCAGTCTTACAACATTCACCCTACTGAAGCCCTAGAGTCATGTGGGAAGTCAGAGTCGTTCTTCATATTATGTGCAATTAATATTGAATTGTGGAAACACAGTGACTGCTCTGAATAAATAGCCAGGATACCCATTCACTCGTAAGCAAAACAATTTGCCCTATAAATCAAAGAAGGAGAGAACAACATAGAAAACTACTACAACCTTAATTTATACAGAACGCCGGGTAACGAGCTGTTTCAGAACAGACAGAGGCATTGAAACACCTGAATCCCAGAACGTGCAACAGAAACTGTGATCAGGGCCCAACAGCTTCACAGAGTAAATACGGCAATTCCCTCAGCGCATGTGAGCAAAAGGGATAGATATTCCATTTTACACTAATCAGGccatttaattttattgtgGCCTAAAACATGAAAGTTATTTTGATGCAAGACAGATGGTAACTTCATTAAACAAGAGTGGGGGAGGCAAGAAATCTCAAGATTCTATACACCCAACTAATGCAAGATGAACTCCAGATGTCTGTGGCTTTTCAGCATTATCTGATGAGAAACAGCTAATGTAAGTTCTAGGAGCTCAAGACAAATGTGCAAGGctatgcacacaaacacacagaagcATGGAGACTTGCTCTTTCAGTAGGCATGGTTAAGGAAACCAGGGATTAAGGGAGGGAGACAAGAGGACTGAAGAAGGCAGGTTTTTTCATTACAGCCAATTAATAAGACAATTTCAGATGCAGGAATAGCATGTCTACCAGCTTTCAGTTTGTTATTTACCTACTGAATCATACTCTTACATAGAATGTAAAGGATAAAAGATCCCAGACCAGGTCACATACAGCATCTGATGAAGTACAGACTCTCTATATTGTGATTTACTTACTGCAGGGAAATACTGTCACAATCAAGCATATGGGCATTTTATGTCTAACACATAAGAGAACAATATAAAATCTGAGCAAGGATTAAAGACTCAGCTGAACTACACATAACGTAGCAGTTCAGCTGACTTCTGGAAATACATCCTTTTATCTACAGCACTGGAAGAACACAGATACTGACACTAACATGTGTGTTACCATTCCCAGTCCTagattataaataataataagtaAGAGTGAAAATAGGTCACGGAATCAGATCAAGAGTCCATGTAAATCTAGTATCTCTTTTCTAACAGTCACTGTAGGGCCCGGGGAAGTGGAGAAAATGACCATACAATGCTTCCAGCCCGACACTTTGAGCCTTTCCCTTCACCCTTCAACCCCCTTCTCCTTGGGGATGTCTCAAGTCAGATGTGGTTCTGTGTATTTACCGTGAGATTTCTCTCCTGTCATCCAGTCCATGAAAGAGACACAAAGAGAACCAAGTGCAGAGAGAAccactttcttttgttttgagcTTCACTCTTACCAGTCTTGTCTAAAGCCATTTCATCTATCTATGTGAACAACCGTATCATCCCTAATACTTGCGTTATAGAAGCAGGCACAAAATCTCCTTTATCACTTCACTGAAGTTTAAGAATGAAGTTACATATGGTCTACAAGTGACCCACTCATCAAGCTCACCTTCAAGTGACTCATTTATCAAGCCCACCTACGCTGAATAAGTCAAACCGTACATTTTGTGGATTGTGTTGGTCACATCTGGACACAAGCAAtccatgctgcttttctttgattttgcatgtttgggtttgttttttttttaatctaaagtCACACACTATCATATaggaaatgcaaaaaataacaAGTCATAAAAGTCACGCACATTTTTAACAAAGGATACAGAGGTTGTATTTTTCACGATCCTCACACCTTCTCTATAACAGGATACGCTACTATGTCTACAGTGTGTTTGATAGAACACAGAAGATTCAATAAAAGCAAAGCCCAGATCATTTACTTACTATTTGTGATTTCCTTGGCATCGGTGCTGGTGGCTGGATCTGTGCCAAAGTATTTGTTGTGGAACCAGTTTGTGTTACTGGAATTTCACATACAGAAGATGACTCTCCTGCTGCTAAAGTAAGTAAAACAAGTAAATATTACGCacgctttggaaaaaaaaaaaaaggaacagtgaTGGTACAAATGGAAACCAAACAAATCATTCTTTTAAGTCTACAAATAATATTATATcccatatttcatttttattggtTCTTTCTAAATAACTGAACAgaattttgttctgttcttttctttactgaaaagggCCTCTTTTCCCAATGACAATAACCTAGGATCTTTAACATTGCAGAGatgctgaaagagaaaaaaccctTTTCCCCATACATTCACTACCGACTGTGTGCTTTGAGAACTCTTCTTTCCTAGAAAAGACCATCATTATCAAGATGTATCCTTCACAGGAGACTCAATACAGACAGCCCTTAGCAAATTCCCCTTGGATACGtcaaggggaaataaaaaagagtCACAGTAAGAACCAACAAACATAATACAGTGGAAGGGGAAAATAAGTAGGAGAAATTCCCCTACAACCACCACAGAATCCACACAAACTTTAATTTGGACATTTTGCTGagatgacatcattgtaatgccCCAAAGTAGTAGTTACTTTGAACAATGAAAAGGGCAGAATGAATGATGAACTCTGAATAAGGAACTTTACTCATTATCACAAAAACCAGCAATACTGATTTGCAACTTAATTAATTGACACTACATGGGCTTCGTATTTTCAAATCAGAAACACATACTTCTATTCTTAAATGTATATGTTACTTCACTTAGGACATATGCAAACAAGAGAGTAAACAAACTAAAGTTTTCATAACGAGTGGCATTTAGGTGAGTTTCGGAAAGCTAAAGCCCAGCTGGAATTGAATCTGGCAAGGGAAGTTAAagacaacaagaagggcttctgtAATACATGGGCAACAACAGGCAAACTAGGGAAAATGTGTCCTTTGCTCAGCAGGATGGGAATCTGGCTACACAGAACATggaaaaggctgaagtactGAACATCATCTTTGCCTCAACCTTTTCTAGCAAGACTGGCCTTCAGGAATCCCAGGTCCCAAAGACATGGGGAAAAACTGGAGCAATGAAGTGCGAAGTCCTGCATTTGAGGACAAACTAGTTCATGCACCAGTATATGCTGGTGGCcacccagctggaaagcaggatCAGAGGCAACCAGCAcagactgaaacacaggaggtgcTGTCTGAACATCAAGAAACACTTTGTCACTTTGAGGGTGACCCTGCACTGGCGCAGGTTGCACAGGGAGGCTGTGgggtctccatccttggagatacaCAAAAGCCATCTGAACATGGTCTTGAGTAACTGGTTCTG
This genomic window contains:
- the ITGB1BP1 gene encoding integrin beta-1-binding protein 1 isoform X3; protein product: MGVSKYGIKVSTSDQYDVLHRHALYLIVRMVCYDDGLGAGKSLLALKTTDAASEECSLWVYQCNSLEQAQAICKVLSTAFDSVLMSEKS